In Wolbachia endosymbiont of Spodoptera picta, a single window of DNA contains:
- a CDS encoding septal ring lytic transglycosylase RlpA family protein, translated as MIKKLAFLCLIFVLMSSCSFSNRCNHTAGHYKIGNSYTINGITYHPKYCSCYEEVGIASWYGIEDHGTITANGEVFNRHLISAAHKTLPLPCFVRVTNLENGRKLVIRVNDRGPFVEGRIIDLSEKAAQVLGLHKSGLAKVKVEYLRKRSEQLIQNTPHYKRQYEKEMQKRHPKQNNAESKGYVAFFVNAQVAKSAASKLRNQGIENVRLLFKNDQYCVKVS; from the coding sequence ATGATAAAAAAACTAGCCTTTCTATGTCTAATATTCGTTTTGATGAGTAGTTGTAGTTTTAGCAATAGGTGTAATCACACCGCAGGTCATTATAAAATTGGCAATAGCTATACAATAAATGGTATCACCTACCACCCAAAATACTGTAGCTGTTATGAGGAAGTAGGAATAGCATCGTGGTATGGAATAGAAGATCATGGCACAATTACAGCTAACGGTGAAGTGTTTAATCGTCACTTGATTTCTGCAGCACATAAGACCTTGCCCCTACCCTGCTTTGTTCGTGTTACTAATTTAGAAAATGGAAGGAAGCTTGTTATAAGAGTTAATGATAGAGGGCCATTTGTTGAAGGTAGAATAATAGACTTGTCAGAAAAAGCAGCACAAGTTTTAGGACTTCATAAGTCTGGGCTTGCTAAGGTAAAAGTCGAGTACTTAAGAAAGAGGTCAGAACAATTGATACAAAATACTCCTCATTACAAAAGGCAATATGAAAAAGAAATGCAGAAACGTCACCCAAAACAAAACAATGCAGAAAGTAAGGGATATGTAGCATTTTTTGTAAACGCTCAGGTAGCTAAATCAGCTGCATCAAAGCTTCGTAATCAAGGAATAGAAAATGTTAGATTGCTTTTCAAGAATGATCAATATTGCGTAAAAGTAAGTTAA
- the ubiH gene encoding 2-octaprenyl-6-methoxyphenyl hydroxylase, which yields MNYDVIISGSGLIGLITAIGLSNDSVSVAVIEKNSLPRAIDDNRAFAISQGSKKILEKLGIWGLLEGEAEPILDICILDGDSPFTVHYDHKMVGEEPMGYVIKSAIIWNAINNNFLHKLNIYSPRSYKTISCDEGYVEVTLDNDQKLISSLFICAEGKNSKLPELFSIPMIKFGYKQNSMVFNVKHELHHQNLAVERFFPGGPFAILPMKGGYTSSIVWTEKCEISKMLMSLSEEEFVTELKKRFGSYFGEIELEGERRLYPLSFTFARKLHKSRILLIGDAAHSIHPVAGQGLNLGMRDVESVIRQITTAKASGIDVGSNYLLKKISRDRYFDNFTMALATDGLNRIFSNRIFCARAFGLMIVENSNFLKKRFIRHAMGFI from the coding sequence ATGAATTACGATGTAATCATTTCAGGTAGTGGGCTAATTGGTCTTATTACTGCTATTGGCCTGAGTAATGACTCTGTATCTGTAGCCGTAATTGAGAAAAATAGTTTACCACGTGCAATTGATGATAATCGAGCATTCGCTATTTCTCAAGGATCAAAAAAAATACTAGAAAAATTAGGGATTTGGGGACTCTTAGAAGGCGAAGCTGAACCAATACTTGATATATGCATATTAGATGGAGATAGTCCATTTACTGTGCATTATGACCATAAAATGGTCGGTGAAGAGCCAATGGGCTATGTAATCAAGAGCGCTATTATATGGAATGCAATCAATAATAATTTTTTGCATAAACTCAATATATATTCTCCACGTTCCTATAAAACAATTTCTTGTGACGAAGGATACGTGGAAGTTACTCTTGATAATGATCAAAAATTGATATCATCGCTATTTATCTGCGCTGAAGGTAAAAACTCTAAGCTGCCAGAGCTGTTTTCTATACCAATGATAAAATTTGGTTATAAACAAAATAGCATGGTATTTAATGTAAAACATGAACTACATCACCAAAACTTAGCTGTAGAGCGGTTTTTTCCTGGTGGTCCATTTGCAATTTTGCCAATGAAAGGTGGCTATACTTCTTCAATAGTTTGGACAGAAAAATGCGAAATTTCAAAAATGCTGATGAGCTTATCCGAAGAGGAATTTGTCACAGAACTCAAAAAAAGATTTGGTTCTTATTTTGGAGAAATTGAATTAGAGGGTGAAAGAAGACTTTATCCTTTGAGTTTTACTTTTGCGAGAAAGCTGCATAAAAGCAGAATTTTGCTTATTGGCGATGCAGCACATTCAATCCATCCAGTTGCAGGTCAAGGACTTAATCTTGGAATGAGAGATGTAGAGAGTGTTATTAGACAAATAACAACTGCAAAAGCGTCTGGCATTGATGTTGGCAGTAATTATCTATTGAAGAAAATTTCACGTGACAGATACTTTGATAATTTTACTATGGCACTTGCAACTGATGGACTAAATAGGATATTTTCCAACAGAATATTTTGCGCTAGAGCATTTGGTTTAATGATAGTTGAAAATTCAAATTTTCTTAAAAAACGCTTCATTCGCCACGCTATGGGGTTTATATAA
- a CDS encoding gamma-glutamyl-gamma-aminobutyrate hydrolase family protein (Members of this family of hydrolases with an active site Cys residue belong to MEROPS family C26.) has product MSKCYNRIFNILLITFLLLSNIAYSEKVNKELSALTAENAVNYNIIVGLLQTDESQNIYEIFNNFGVKTIFIDYDKIINLKEIQEEFAKQDEILAKKLILDRIKVEVAKFIKEQKINRIFISDNFHSALKPYRQLVNEAIVKIVDDNPTIHLLTICGGLQDIMHAKEIEITNVVNDEKNHLKSASYPQKENIPLQQIKIVPGSSLEKVVARFLLPNQNGWFSTYFPNAHSGTVSNTTENRRRLELLGYKIAAFANDGLIEAIEDKHSNIYFQSHLEALVVKSDKNSRLSSQKVRQVSTLVAIAIINDFLHRV; this is encoded by the coding sequence ATGTCTAAATGTTATAATAGAATATTTAATATACTGTTAATTACATTTCTACTATTAAGTAATATCGCTTATAGTGAAAAAGTAAACAAAGAATTATCTGCTTTGACAGCGGAAAATGCAGTAAATTACAATATAATTGTTGGTTTATTGCAAACAGATGAATCTCAAAATATCTATGAGATATTCAATAATTTTGGGGTTAAAACTATATTTATTGACTACGACAAAATAATTAATCTAAAAGAAATCCAAGAAGAGTTCGCAAAACAAGATGAAATATTGGCAAAAAAGCTGATACTAGATCGAATAAAGGTTGAAGTTGCAAAATTTATCAAAGAGCAAAAGATAAACAGAATATTTATTTCAGATAACTTTCATTCAGCTCTTAAACCTTACCGCCAGCTTGTGAATGAAGCAATTGTAAAAATAGTAGATGACAATCCTACAATTCATTTGCTTACCATATGCGGTGGTTTACAAGACATTATGCATGCAAAAGAAATTGAAATAACAAATGTTGTTAATGATGAGAAGAATCATTTAAAATCAGCATCCTATCCACAAAAAGAGAATATACCTCTTCAGCAGATAAAAATTGTTCCAGGTAGTAGTTTGGAAAAAGTGGTAGCTAGATTTTTACTACCTAATCAAAATGGCTGGTTTTCAACTTATTTTCCGAATGCTCATTCAGGTACAGTAAGTAATACTACAGAGAATAGAAGAAGGCTAGAGCTACTTGGATATAAAATTGCAGCATTTGCCAATGACGGGTTAATAGAAGCTATCGAAGATAAGCATAGTAATATTTACTTTCAAAGTCATCTAGAAGCCCTTGTTGTCAAATCAGATAAAAACTCTCGTTTGTCAAGCCAAAAGGTACGTCAGGTTTCAACACTAGTTGCTATAGCGATTATAAATGATTTTCTTCATCGCGTTTAA
- the coaD gene encoding pantetheine-phosphate adenylyltransferase — MNINNKIGIYPGTFDPITFGHLDIIKRACKLVDKLIVGVAENVNKHTTFNIKLRTSMAENEVKGAEINADVISFNGLLVKFAKEQNASVIIRGLRAVSDFDYEFQMSWVNYKLSHEIETIFLPASEDTQFISSSFVKEIARLGEDVSSFVSQNVQTELINLNRVKNGE; from the coding sequence ATGAACATTAATAACAAAATAGGAATTTATCCTGGTACGTTTGATCCTATAACTTTTGGGCACCTTGACATAATAAAAAGAGCATGTAAGCTAGTCGATAAGTTGATAGTTGGTGTTGCAGAAAATGTTAACAAACATACTACCTTTAACATAAAGCTACGCACAAGCATGGCTGAAAATGAAGTTAAAGGAGCAGAAATTAATGCAGATGTTATATCTTTTAATGGGTTGCTCGTGAAGTTTGCCAAAGAGCAAAATGCCTCTGTTATTATCAGAGGACTGAGGGCAGTATCAGATTTTGATTATGAATTTCAAATGAGTTGGGTAAATTATAAGCTCTCCCATGAAATCGAAACCATATTTCTTCCTGCATCTGAAGATACTCAATTTATCTCATCAAGTTTTGTGAAAGAAATAGCGAGATTAGGAGAAGATGTTAGCAGCTTTGTATCACAAAATGTCCAAACCGAATTGATTAATCTAAATAGGGTAAAAAATGGAGAATAA
- a CDS encoding zinc-finger domain-containing protein, with translation MSEVRDNNLIVCCRGDENDDGSGHPVVYLHKEGEMYCPYCSKPMSEIVNSEEFQSVEVKALNKKERTKG, from the coding sequence ATGTCAGAAGTGAGGGATAATAATCTAATAGTTTGCTGCCGTGGTGATGAGAATGATGATGGTTCTGGTCATCCAGTAGTATATTTACATAAAGAAGGAGAAATGTATTGTCCTTATTGCAGTAAGCCCATGAGTGAAATAGTAAACTCCGAAGAATTTCAATCTGTTGAGGTGAAAGCATTGAATAAAAAGGAAAGGACCAAAGGTTAA
- a CDS encoding phosphatidate cytidylyltransferase, whose translation MVDNNFMVRTLSSIVILLIFSFATYFSDLSFYLLIFSIAVLSSFEWYNLTKGNRILYIFALLLIALPNASLIYLYNLPQGKYELIWLILTIWSIDITAYLFGKNFGGAKICPIISPGKTWSGLLGAVLAGVFCTIFGSIFLSLFPIFYSPIIGFTIAILAQLGDFTESLIKRVHNVKDSGGIIPGHGGVLDRMDSFIFTAPFIAIYIS comes from the coding sequence ATGGTAGATAATAATTTTATGGTGAGAACACTGTCTTCAATAGTAATATTACTGATATTTTCTTTTGCTACATATTTCAGTGATTTATCATTTTATCTACTAATTTTTTCAATTGCGGTTCTATCTTCTTTTGAATGGTATAACCTAACTAAAGGCAATAGAATCTTATACATTTTTGCATTACTACTCATTGCACTACCAAATGCATCGCTGATATACTTATATAATCTACCACAGGGAAAATATGAATTAATATGGCTTATCTTAACCATTTGGAGCATCGATATTACCGCTTACCTATTTGGTAAAAACTTTGGTGGTGCTAAAATTTGCCCAATTATTAGTCCTGGAAAGACTTGGTCAGGGCTTTTAGGTGCAGTTTTAGCTGGAGTATTTTGTACAATTTTTGGCTCAATATTTTTGAGTTTATTTCCAATTTTCTATTCCCCAATAATTGGCTTTACAATTGCTATTCTAGCCCAACTTGGAGACTTTACTGAATCACTCATAAAAAGAGTTCACAATGTTAAAGATAGTGGAGGTATAATACCTGGCCATGGAGGAGTACTTGACCGTATGGACAGTTTCATCTTTACTGCCCCCTTTATTGCTATTTACATAAGCTAA
- the uppS gene encoding polyprenyl diphosphate synthase has protein sequence MLNLESLPKHLAIIMDGNGRWANNQGRVKIDGYRKGSEVAFDIAKHCTVLAIPYLTLYAFSMENWLRSENETDYLFNLFYSTLTNEDKMKFIYNCNIKLNFIGNLSLLPSKIFDQIKKAEEVTHKNDGLLLTVAVSYGAKQEIIHAINNVIKGNIDCVLEEEFEKFLYTKDLPKLDLLIRTGGEKRLSNFLLWQAAYAELYFCDTLWPDFSCQDLSKALADYTKREKKYGR, from the coding sequence ATGTTGAATCTAGAATCTCTGCCAAAACATCTAGCAATTATTATGGATGGTAATGGTAGGTGGGCAAACAATCAAGGAAGGGTAAAAATTGATGGCTATAGAAAAGGCAGTGAGGTTGCATTTGATATTGCTAAGCATTGCACAGTCCTGGCCATACCTTACTTAACTTTGTATGCATTTTCCATGGAAAATTGGCTCAGGTCTGAAAACGAAACAGACTACCTATTTAATTTATTTTACTCCACTTTAACTAATGAAGATAAAATGAAATTCATTTACAATTGTAACATTAAGTTAAATTTTATTGGCAATTTAAGTCTATTGCCCAGTAAAATATTCGATCAAATCAAAAAAGCAGAAGAAGTGACACATAAGAACGATGGTCTATTACTCACTGTTGCAGTTAGTTATGGAGCAAAGCAGGAAATTATACATGCTATCAACAACGTCATAAAAGGAAATATTGATTGCGTATTGGAAGAGGAATTTGAAAAATTTCTGTATACTAAAGATTTACCAAAACTGGATTTATTAATTCGCACTGGTGGCGAGAAAAGGTTAAGCAATTTTTTACTATGGCAAGCAGCTTATGCTGAATTGTATTTTTGTGATACTTTGTGGCCTGATTTTTCTTGTCAAGATTTGAGTAAAGCATTAGCAGATTATACAAAGAGAGAGAAAAAATATGGTAGATAA
- the odhB gene encoding 2-oxoglutarate dehydrogenase complex dihydrolipoyllysine-residue succinyltransferase — protein sequence MSKIIEIRAPKTLGGESVTEGIVKIKKNIGEAVKVDDLIFEIETDKTALELTAEASGQITEFFVKEDDVISSDQLLAKLAVGEVKEEVKKEDKGESADKKDAPSARKIMEENAISAENVKGTGMGGRITKADVIDHMSKAEQPPVKQYESPKSVVSGERREERVKMSKIRQVIAARLKASQNTAAILTTFNEIDMKNVMDLRAKYKETFEKKYGIKLGFMSFFIKAAVQALKEIREINAEISGDEIVYKNYYDIGVAVGTDKGLVVPVIRDADQMSFAEIELTLVALGKKAREGKLQVSEMEGATFTISNGGVYGSLLSTPIINPPQSGILGMHSIQNRPVAVSSSIEIRPMMYIALSYDHRIVDGKGAVTFLVKIKNYIEDPNRLVLEV from the coding sequence ATGAGCAAAATTATAGAAATCAGAGCGCCAAAAACTCTTGGTGGTGAATCAGTTACGGAAGGTATAGTAAAAATAAAGAAAAATATCGGCGAAGCAGTAAAAGTAGATGACTTGATCTTTGAAATTGAAACTGATAAAACGGCGCTAGAACTAACTGCAGAAGCTTCAGGACAAATAACTGAATTTTTTGTGAAAGAGGATGATGTAATTAGCTCTGATCAATTACTGGCAAAACTTGCTGTAGGAGAAGTAAAAGAAGAAGTGAAAAAAGAAGATAAAGGCGAAAGCGCTGATAAAAAAGATGCCCCTTCAGCTCGTAAAATTATGGAAGAAAATGCAATTAGTGCAGAAAATGTAAAAGGAACTGGCATGGGAGGCAGAATAACTAAAGCGGATGTGATAGACCATATGAGTAAAGCTGAACAACCTCCGGTAAAACAATATGAATCGCCAAAAAGTGTAGTAAGTGGAGAGAGAAGAGAAGAGCGAGTGAAAATGAGCAAAATAAGGCAAGTAATAGCTGCTCGTTTGAAAGCATCGCAAAATACTGCTGCAATACTGACCACGTTCAATGAAATTGACATGAAAAACGTCATGGATCTGAGGGCAAAGTATAAAGAAACTTTTGAAAAGAAATATGGAATAAAACTGGGTTTCATGTCGTTTTTTATAAAGGCAGCAGTGCAAGCACTAAAAGAAATTCGTGAGATTAACGCTGAGATTTCAGGTGATGAAATTGTATATAAAAATTACTATGACATAGGTGTTGCTGTTGGCACTGACAAAGGTCTTGTTGTACCAGTTATTCGTGATGCTGATCAAATGTCATTTGCTGAAATTGAACTAACTTTAGTTGCTCTTGGCAAAAAAGCACGAGAAGGTAAGCTGCAAGTATCGGAAATGGAAGGTGCAACATTTACTATCTCAAACGGTGGTGTGTATGGTTCACTTCTTTCTACTCCGATAATAAACCCTCCGCAATCTGGAATACTTGGCATGCACTCAATACAAAATAGACCAGTTGCTGTGAGTAGCTCAATTGAAATCAGACCTATGATGTACATTGCCCTCTCTTACGACCACAGAATAGTTGATGGTAAAGGAGCAGTTACTTTCCTTGTTAAAATAAAAAATTACATAGAAGATCCAAATAGATTGGTTTTGGAAGTTTAA
- the ltrA gene encoding group II intron reverse transcriptase/maturase, protein MQGKLNQIAVRAKQDKRVKFTSLVHLINEENLAECYKELKRNKACGIDRVTVEAYGENLEEKLRMLVDSMKRKQYRPQPVKRVYIPKIGSKEKRGLGIPSTEEKLVQVMLKKILENIYEANFMDSSYGFRPGRNCHQAINVLDKAVMHKPINYIVEVDIKKFFDNVQHKWLMNCLRERIADPNLLWLIKRFLKAGIVEVGCYKATDQGTPQGGIVSPVLANIYLHYVLDLWFEKKFKPKARGYIQLIRFCDDFVVGCEREEDAKEFLELLKQRLSKFGLEIAENKTKIVKFGKKEWYQAEREKRRTASFNFLGFTHYCGKSRNGKLMMKQKTSKISLARKIKEIKEWLKMVRSRICLKDWWQKLKAKLTGHYSYFGVSGNYRCLIQFNRLATKLAFKWINRRSQKKSIDWEQFIHYLKVNPLPKPKVYVSLYTGALV, encoded by the coding sequence ATGCAAGGAAAACTAAACCAGATAGCAGTAAGGGCTAAGCAAGATAAGCGAGTAAAATTTACATCGCTAGTTCATTTGATTAATGAAGAGAATCTTGCAGAGTGTTACAAGGAACTAAAACGCAACAAGGCTTGCGGTATAGATCGTGTGACAGTGGAAGCTTATGGAGAAAATCTAGAAGAGAAACTTAGAATGCTAGTGGATAGTATGAAGAGAAAGCAATACCGACCGCAACCAGTGAAAAGGGTATACATACCCAAAATTGGAAGCAAGGAAAAACGCGGTCTCGGAATACCATCAACAGAAGAAAAGTTGGTACAGGTAATGCTAAAGAAGATATTAGAAAATATTTATGAAGCAAACTTTATGGACAGCTCGTATGGATTTCGACCAGGAAGAAATTGTCATCAGGCGATAAACGTTCTAGATAAAGCAGTTATGCACAAACCAATTAACTATATTGTAGAAGTGGATATCAAGAAGTTCTTTGATAATGTTCAACATAAATGGCTAATGAATTGTCTAAGGGAACGAATAGCTGACCCAAATTTATTGTGGTTAATAAAACGATTTCTAAAGGCAGGAATAGTCGAAGTTGGATGTTATAAAGCAACCGATCAAGGCACACCACAAGGTGGTATAGTAAGCCCTGTATTAGCTAATATATACTTACACTATGTGCTGGACTTATGGTTTGAAAAGAAATTTAAGCCAAAAGCCAGAGGATATATACAGCTAATAAGGTTTTGCGACGATTTTGTAGTTGGCTGCGAGAGGGAAGAAGACGCAAAAGAATTTCTAGAATTACTGAAACAAAGACTAAGTAAATTTGGATTGGAAATAGCTGAAAATAAAACAAAAATAGTAAAGTTTGGTAAGAAAGAATGGTATCAAGCAGAAAGAGAGAAACGTAGGACGGCTAGCTTCAACTTTCTAGGATTTACACATTATTGTGGAAAAAGTCGTAATGGTAAACTTATGATGAAGCAGAAAACTTCAAAAATAAGCCTAGCTAGAAAGATTAAAGAAATCAAAGAGTGGTTGAAGATGGTACGAAGTCGTATCTGCCTCAAAGATTGGTGGCAGAAACTTAAAGCCAAACTAACAGGACACTATAGCTACTTCGGAGTTAGCGGAAATTATCGGTGTTTGATTCAATTCAATCGACTGGCAACAAAGTTAGCATTTAAGTGGATAAACCGACGTAGTCAAAAGAAAAGTATCGATTGGGAACAATTTATACACTATTTAAAAGTAAATCCATTACCAAAACCAAAGGTATATGTTTCTTTATACACAGGAGCACTAGTGTGA
- a CDS encoding ankyrin repeat domain-containing protein: MKFSKSKFFKEVSSKNINKRNEEGETILHQAVEISDYKTVRLLIKKGSEVNARDKKGYTPLHCAVFAKSLENVKVLLRSGAEVNATQYVTGCTPLHSACKIGGAGVEIIKELVKAGAEVNQLNKYGATPMYYIWESEKYSLCDSKESEKASKFLREKGGITKSRELTCYGIERLVGEIADMLNGSYMPELKIIEIGEIRKKDKSLIKEECENLASKIMSQVSEMIDEVVKRRA, encoded by the coding sequence ATGAAGTTTAGCAAGAGTAAGTTTTTTAAAGAAGTATCAAGTAAAAACATTAATAAAAGAAATGAAGAAGGAGAGACGATCTTGCATCAAGCAGTAGAAATCTCTGATTACAAAACAGTGAGATTATTAATAAAAAAAGGATCAGAGGTAAATGCAAGAGATAAAAAGGGTTATACACCACTACACTGTGCAGTATTTGCGAAAAGCTTAGAAAATGTAAAAGTGCTGCTAAGGTCGGGAGCAGAAGTAAATGCCACTCAATATGTCACTGGATGTACGCCACTACACTCTGCGTGCAAAATAGGAGGAGCAGGAGTTGAAATAATAAAAGAGCTAGTAAAAGCAGGAGCTGAGGTTAATCAACTGAATAAATATGGTGCAACACCAATGTATTACATTTGGGAAAGTGAAAAGTATTCTCTGTGTGATAGTAAAGAAAGTGAAAAGGCGAGCAAATTTCTGAGAGAAAAAGGTGGAATAACAAAAAGCAGAGAACTGACGTGCTATGGAATAGAGAGGCTAGTGGGAGAAATAGCAGACATGTTGAATGGGAGCTATATGCCGGAGCTAAAAATAATAGAGATAGGAGAAATAAGGAAGAAAGATAAATCACTAATAAAGGAAGAATGTGAAAATTTAGCAAGCAAAATAATGAGCCAAGTAAGTGAAATGATAGATGAGGTGGTGAAAAGGAGGGCTTAA
- a CDS encoding ankyrin repeat domain-containing protein, producing MSKKGKEESLLENSFKNIYARDRIALHYAVDAKTVKLLVEKGANVNVADAEGYTALHLAVTEKRLETVRELIKSGANVNAEEYENKCTPLHLACMVGKVEIVEELVKAGAEIEQADKFGMTAMDYAKNSKEITEILKKETDRIEKLFEQIEPSMRG from the coding sequence ATGAGTAAAAAAGGAAAAGAGGAGTCACTATTAGAGAACTCATTTAAAAATATTTATGCAAGAGACAGAATAGCTCTGCATTACGCGGTAGACGCAAAAACAGTGAAGTTATTAGTTGAAAAAGGAGCGAATGTGAATGTAGCAGATGCGGAAGGATATACAGCACTGCATCTAGCGGTAACGGAGAAACGTCTAGAAACCGTGAGAGAATTGATAAAATCAGGAGCGAATGTAAATGCGGAAGAATATGAAAATAAATGCACTCCATTGCACCTTGCATGTATGGTGGGGAAAGTGGAAATAGTGGAGGAGCTAGTAAAAGCAGGGGCTGAAATAGAGCAAGCAGATAAATTTGGAATGACAGCAATGGATTATGCGAAAAATAGCAAAGAGATAACCGAGATATTGAAGAAAGAAACGGACAGAATTGAAAAGTTATTTGAACAAATAGAACCTTCTATGAGAGGCTGA
- a CDS encoding DUF2924 domain-containing protein encodes MERETEKKVMNLERKPLGELRKTWKKVFGEEAPKHSKKYLMPRLAYRMQEEAYGKMSRKGAKRLEYLADQLEKGKRISSDKLPVAGTELILERGEEMHAVMVTDKGLIYREEFFTSLSAVAGKIMGMSYNGPLLFGMREKNGS; translated from the coding sequence ATGGAAAGAGAAACAGAAAAGAAAGTAATGAATTTAGAGAGAAAACCTTTGGGTGAGCTGAGAAAAACGTGGAAGAAGGTATTTGGGGAAGAGGCACCTAAACACTCAAAGAAATATCTGATGCCTAGATTAGCGTATAGAATGCAGGAGGAAGCTTATGGAAAAATGTCAAGAAAAGGAGCAAAAAGACTAGAGTATCTAGCAGATCAACTAGAGAAGGGAAAAAGAATAAGTAGTGACAAACTTCCAGTAGCAGGAACAGAGCTAATATTAGAGAGAGGAGAAGAGATGCATGCGGTAATGGTAACAGATAAGGGTTTAATCTACAGAGAAGAATTTTTTACGTCATTGTCAGCAGTAGCCGGAAAAATAATGGGAATGAGTTACAACGGCCCTTTATTATTTGGAATGCGTGAAAAAAATGGAAGTTGA